The genomic window TATTTTTTCTATTTCGTTCGAATTGACGGAAAAAATTAATTTTTCTGAATACTTTACAAATAAAAAGAGTGTCGACAAATTTCCGTAAATAGAGATTTTTATAATTTTTCAATTTCTAAAATTGCTTGATTTTATTAAGTTTTTGTTTCTGAAAAAATCAAGTTATCAGCAAAACCGGAAATTTGTCGTACACTCAATAAAAACTATTTTACAAAATTAGGAATATTCAGGTAACTAAGCTTAAAGTTGCATGATCATCTTTAAATCTAAGAAGCTTATAACTAAACAATGAATTATTTTGTACTTTCATAGCAAATTTTAGAACTCATTTTATGCCTTTAGTAGCTCCTTTATCCCCTGAACATAGCCCCGAAACTAAAAAATTAGCCGAATTCTTTAACGAGACGCTAGGTTTTTGCCCGAATTCTATATTGACAATGCAATATCGACCTGCAATATCTAAAGCTTTTATTAATTTAAACATGGCGGTAATGGCTAATGAAGGGCGGGTAACTTCAGCGTTAAAAAGAATGATTGCCTGGGTGAGTAGTAATGCCACGGGTTGCCGGTATTGCCAGGCTCATGCGATCCGGGCAGCAGAACGTTACGGGGCAGAACAGGAGCAATTGGATAATATCTGGGAATACAAAACACATCCTGCTTTTAGTGATGCGGAACGAGCTGCACTGGACTTTTCGCTAGCGGCTAGCCAGGTACCTAATGCCGTTGATGCGCAAATTAAAGAAGAGCTTTATAAATACTGGGATGAAGGCGAAATCGTGGAAATGCTAGGTGTCATTTCCCTCTTTGGATACCTAAACCGATGGAATGATTCTATGGGAACTACCTTGGAAAAAGATGCTATAGCAAGTGGGAATCAATATTTAGGGAAACACGGTTTTGAAGTAGGGAAGCATGTATGATATGAAGTAAAAGAGTTTAGATCGCTATTGCTTTTATAATCAAGAACCAGGACTTTTATTAAAACTTATTAGTGTCCGGTAAAGATTCAAGACCCGCCTGCGGACGGGCAGGTCGCTATCGCTTCTAGAAACAAGAATCAAGACTAATCATTATAGTATTGAAAATAAATATTTACGTTAAAGAGCAAATTACTTTTAAAAAGTAAAAAAGCAACCTCCAAACAGTTCAAAGTTTGGAATTACCTTATTTTACTATGCCTTCTAAACTTTTATTTATTTTAACCAGATACTGATGATTAAAATTAAAAAACTTCTAACTTAAACCTTTAGAATTTCTTTCACTAAAACCCTTAACTCCGGAAGTACTTCTTGTTCAAACCAGGGGTTTTTTGCCCGCCAGATTCGGTTACGAGGAGAAGGATGTGGTAAAGGAAAATAGTCCGGTAGATACTCTTTAAAATTTTTGACCGTTTCGGTAAGTGTTCGTTTTGCTTTTTTTCCTAAATAATATTTTTGTGAATATTGTCCAATCAAAAACCTAATTTTTAAATGATTAAGCTCAGAAAAAAC from Aquimarina sp. ERC-38 includes these protein-coding regions:
- a CDS encoding carboxymuconolactone decarboxylase family protein yields the protein MPLVAPLSPEHSPETKKLAEFFNETLGFCPNSILTMQYRPAISKAFINLNMAVMANEGRVTSALKRMIAWVSSNATGCRYCQAHAIRAAERYGAEQEQLDNIWEYKTHPAFSDAERAALDFSLAASQVPNAVDAQIKEELYKYWDEGEIVEMLGVISLFGYLNRWNDSMGTTLEKDAIASGNQYLGKHGFEVGKHV